From Ptychodera flava strain L36383 chromosome 2, AS_Pfla_20210202, whole genome shotgun sequence, the proteins below share one genomic window:
- the LOC139152652 gene encoding transmembrane protein 138-like, protein MHVSSYRPVLYLQLFILFVDLFVNSFSELLRISNVTILVLYIIQDICIIFAAIVLFLMFFNTYVFQAGLVGLLVGKFKYTVLIVFIYFMLCIGLHIWTMSLRWEDVNAYIWTPGYQTLYVFQKVVAVFYYYFYKRTSYRLGDPRFYQDSAWLRTQFNRRR, encoded by the exons ATGCATGTCAGCAGCTACCGTCCAGTGCTCTATCTACAGCTGTTCATTCTCTTTGTTGATCTGTTTGTCAACTCATTCAGTGAACTGCTGAGAATAAGTAATGTCACAATACTAGTGTTGTACAT AATTCAAGACATCTGTATCATATTTGCCGCCATAGTATTGTTTCTGATGTTCTTCAATACCTATGTATTCCAAGCTGGTCTTGTCGGTCTCTTAGTCGGTAAATTCAAGTACACAGTgctcattgtttttatttatttcatgctGTGTATAGGCCTGCACATCTGGACAATG TCATTGCGATGGGAGGATGTGAATGCCTATATCTGGACACCGGGATATCAAACTTTATATGTATTCCAAAAAGTTG TTGCTGTATTTTATTACTACTTCTATAAGCGGACTTCTTACAGACTCGGTGATCCTCGCTTCTACCAAGACTCGGCATGGCTTCGAACTCAGTTTAATCGGAGACGGTAG
- the LOC139152646 gene encoding deoxyribose-phosphate aldolase-like → MAGGNPGTELDLDWVQSVKVNLPAVKKRADEIKTKRTVKNQWQAAWLLKAVTCIDLTTLSGDDTFTNVQRLCHKAKHPIRSDLLKSMDMQDKDITCGAVCVYSSRVPDAVKALKEVGGESIPIASVATGFPAGQTPLQQRLDEIKQAVSDGATEIDIVINRAYALAGNWKGVYEEVKACKAACGNAHMKTILATGDLGSLVNVQKASLVAMMAGSDFIKTSTGKEGVNATFPVALTMVRAIREYYHRTGYKVGFKPAGGIRTAKDACSWLALMKEELGNDWLTPQMFRIGASSLLGDIERQLFHFVTGHYAASHELAMA, encoded by the exons ATGGCGGGAGGAAACCCTGGAACCGAGCTTG ATCTTGACTGGGTACAGAGTGTGAAGGTCAACCTACCAGCAGTCAAGAAACGTGCCGATGAAATCAAGACAAAGAGAACTGTGAAAAACCAGTGGCAG GCTGCCTGGCTGTTGAAAGCAGTTACATGCATAGATTTGACGACCCTTTCTGGAGATGATACATTTACCAATGTACAGCGACTATGTCACAAGGCCAAACATCCAATCAGATCAGACCTCTTGAAGTCCATGGATATGCAGGATAAAG ACATAACATGTGGCGCTGTGTGTGTATATTCTTCAAGAGTACCTGATGCAGTGAAGGCTCTGAAAGAAGTAGGTGGAGAGAGTATCCCCATTGCATCAG TGGCTACTGGATTTCCAGCTGGTCAGACACCACTCCAGCAGAGGTTGGATGAAATCAAGCAAGCGGTCTCTGATGGCGCCACTGAAATTGACATAGTCATCAACAGGGCGTATGCACTAGCTGGAAATTGGAAGG GTGTATATGAAGAGGTCAAAGCTTGCAAAGCAGCCTGCGGCAATGCTCACATGAAGACTATCTTAGCTACGGGAGATTTAGGGTCACTTGTCAACGTCCAAAAAGCCAGCTTAGTGGCTATGATGGCAG GGTCTGATTTCATCAAAACTTCCACAGGAAAAGAAGGCGTTAATGCAACATTCCCAGTAGCCTTGACCATGGTGAGAGCCATCAGGGAATACTACCACAGAACAGGGTACAAG GTTGGTTTCAAACCTGCTGGTGGTATCCGCACAGCAAAGGATGCTTGCTCCTGGTTGGCCTTGATGAAGGAAGAGCTTGGAAATGATTGGTTGACTCCCCAGATGTTCAGAATTGGAGCTAGCAGCTTATTGGGCGATATCGAAAGACAGCTGTTCCATTTTGTGACCGGACACTACGCTGCATCTCATGAGTTAGCCATGGCTTAA